In Mucilaginibacter celer, one DNA window encodes the following:
- a CDS encoding acyl-CoA dehydrogenase, producing the protein MHPSQNLKPEWVDIIRKAAPEAEQAGKLQPSQLELIYEQGWFKFLAPKAYSGLQLDLPQMVRLEESLAWANGSLGWVVTLCAGAAWFGGFLDAGFAADIMTNPQLCFAGSGASTGTATITGDGYTINGTWKYASGAHHATHITANCIIKNGDETVLNNDGQPLILPFVFDKKDVRVFPAWKYVGMMATGSDAYEVKDLYVDKNRCFKIDPEYTVTDALLYRYPFLQLAEATLAANLSGLAVHFLDLCGPAFDERMRNPRLTDPQKEYIKQLLAEQTILLNEIRAEFYETVDNSWTRFESADDNGLDQVSVISRKLAKISRDSVDKLYTYCGLSAANPDTEINQVWRDMHTAGQHSLLTF; encoded by the coding sequence ATGCATCCATCACAAAACTTAAAACCCGAATGGGTTGATATTATACGCAAAGCTGCTCCCGAAGCTGAACAAGCCGGGAAGCTGCAACCATCACAACTGGAGTTGATTTATGAGCAGGGCTGGTTTAAATTTTTAGCGCCGAAGGCTTACTCGGGTTTGCAACTGGATTTACCGCAAATGGTAAGATTAGAAGAAAGCCTGGCCTGGGCCAACGGCAGCCTTGGCTGGGTGGTAACCCTTTGCGCGGGCGCTGCCTGGTTTGGTGGGTTTTTAGATGCCGGATTTGCTGCAGACATCATGACCAACCCACAGTTATGCTTTGCCGGAAGCGGCGCTTCTACCGGCACAGCCACTATCACCGGCGATGGCTACACTATTAATGGCACCTGGAAATACGCCAGCGGGGCGCATCATGCAACGCACATCACCGCCAACTGCATCATTAAAAACGGCGATGAAACTGTTTTAAATAACGATGGGCAGCCGTTGATTTTACCTTTTGTTTTTGATAAAAAGGATGTACGCGTTTTCCCGGCGTGGAAATACGTTGGTATGATGGCTACGGGCAGCGATGCTTACGAGGTTAAAGATTTATATGTAGATAAAAACCGCTGTTTTAAAATTGATCCGGAATATACCGTGACCGATGCGCTTTTATATCGCTATCCCTTTTTGCAATTAGCCGAAGCCACACTGGCCGCTAACCTTTCTGGCCTCGCGGTACATTTTCTCGATCTGTGCGGGCCTGCTTTTGATGAGCGGATGAGAAATCCGAGGTTAACAGATCCTCAGAAAGAATATATCAAACAGTTATTGGCCGAGCAGACTATCTTATTAAATGAAATCAGGGCTGAGTTTTACGAAACTGTGGATAATAGTTGGACGAGATTTGAATCGGCCGATGATAACGGATTGGATCAGGTTAGCGTAATCAGCCGCAAGCTGGCCAAAATATCCCGCGATAGTGTAGATAAGCTTTATACCTATTGCGGATTATCGGCGGCTAACCCGGATACCGAGATTAACCAGGTATGGCGGGATATGCACACAGCGGGGCAGCATTCGTTGCTTACGTTTTAG